CATCACGATGAAATCGCTATCCCCTGTAATTTTAAGGGAATAATCAGATTTCACGACGATGAAAAGAACAAAATTTGAGCAATCTTGCACAGAGCACACAGAGCGAATATAAACGGTCAAGAATCGACCTGAACGATGAGGCTTGTTGAAAAAATCAGCCAGCGGCGTTCAACGAACGCTCAAGGACTACACTGAGGTGTCGAGAGGGATAAGGACTGAAATCCTACTAAGACTTCAGAAAGGAGATTTAATTCAAGGGACCGTTGAAAACGGTTTATATACGGAACAACGAATCGGCATGCGGGCGTGTAACGGCCCCTGTCGAGCAGGCACATGATTCTATCGTGCAATCGACATTCAAGGTGAAGACCATAGTCTCCTAATGGGATCGGGAGTCTTCGTCGTCTCGTTGATGCAGAGATGACTTCGTGAGATCATTATGCAAAGTGTTATCCTCCGCATGAACATCGATTCCTCCGGCTGGATTGGGCTTGTCGAGATCGACGTATTGGAATGTCCCAAAAGGTTGAATCTCGTCATCCTTCGGTAATTGTTCACGATTCCATCCTCCACCGAGCGCCCGAACAAGTTCCACGGTCGCTCTCAGGAGTTCGGCCTTCACCTGTACGAGCTCAATCCTGGCTGTCAGAGTAGCCACCTGTGCATAAATCAGTTCGAGGCTGGAAGCCAGCCCCCCCTGATAGAGTTCCGTGGTGAGGTTCTGCGTTTTGACGGCGGCTCCCACTGCGGCGTTTTGCCGGTTGGCCGCAAGAGTCAATTGGTTAGTCAGACTTAAATTGTTCTCGACCTCTCGAAAAGCATTCAACACCGTTGAACGGTAAAGATCTTCTGTTTCACGGTAGGCGGACCAAGCCTGTTGTAATTGAGCGCGGCGATATCCACCCTGAAAAATTGGCAGCGAAATCGTCGATCCATACGACCAGAAACTATTGGCAAGTTTCATCAGACTAAAGCCAGAATCTTCGTATCCTCCACCGGCTGAAAATCGGACCTCAGGGAAAAAGGCAGCGCGGGCGATACCGATAGCCCGGTTGGCCTGTGCCATCCGACGCTCCATTCCGGCAATGTCCGGTCGTCGCTCCAGCAACGTAGAGGGAAGCGTTTGGGGCATGGCGAAATCTTTGACTTCAAGATCTTTGATAGGCTGTATCGTGAAACTGGCCGGCATCCTATTGACGAGGATGGCAATGGCCTGTTCCGTCACCTGGCGCTGTCCATGTATCTGGGCTAGTTTTGTCTCCGTGCTGAACAGAAGCGATTCCACGCGGGCGACGTCCAATGCGGATGCGATTGCACCGGCAAACTGAGCCTTCACGAGATCAAGAGACTGCTTGTAGAGAGCGATTGATTGGCTATAGATAGCGGTCTGCGCGTCGTAGCTGCGGAGCGTGAAATAATTGGCCCCGATTTCCGCCTGCAGACTGAGTCGCGCGAGTCCATACTCAGCAGCCAGTTCTTCGGCTCGATAAACTTCCATACGCGTGGCATTCCGAAGCGCCGACCAGAAATCAGGCTCCCAGGAGGCCAGCCCGCCCAGAGAAATATTCGAATCGTGATTGCGTTCACCGGGAGCGCGAAACAAACGGTGATCGGACTGCCGATTGTCCGAAGCATCAAACCCAAGGCCAAGGCTTGGAAGGTACCGCGACCGGGCTTTCATCATCATATCCCGGGCCTGGACGAACCGTTCGGCGGCAGCATGGAGATCAGGATTGGCTGCCATTGCTTGCTCTTCAAGCCAGTCCAGGATTGGGTCGTCGAACAGTTTCCACCAATCCGGCCGCAATGCCCCATCAGATGGCTTGGCCTCGACGAAAGGACTAGCCCCATGCCATGAAGCAGGTACGACATAGTTCGGAGGCTCATAGTCTGGTGCCAAATCCACCGCCGGAAACCAACTACATCCAGGAACAGTCAAGACGAAGCATAGCAGTCCAAAGAACCAGAGATCTCTGCTTCGACAGGTTCGTAACGTTTGGGGACATGTCAAGAGTAGGTTGCGCATTTCCGACCAGCCATTCCTTATAATTCTCTACCTGATGATCGTTCTTTTGGTTCAGCAGGCTTTGTGGGTAACTTCTTCATAGACGTCTTGGGTTGAGAGGAGTCTATCGGCAATGGAGCCATCGGCTGAGAGGCATCAGCAGCGGTGTTGACGAGGTCATACCCTGGAGCCGGTGTCACGATACGAACCTTATCCCCTTCGAGTAAGGCTGCGCTCGGGTTGTTGACAATACGATCGTCCAGAGAAATCCCCTCCGCCACTTCGACGGCATTGTCGAAAAAATTGCTCACGGTTATGGGTTTCAAATGCACCCGGTCATCTTTCGTCACGACCGCGACTTCGGTACCGTGTTCCTGGAACACTAATGTCGTCGAGGGAATCGTGAGCACATTCCTGTCAACCGGAGCCGTAAGTCTTACCTGCCCATACGACCCTGGCCAAAGAGCCATATCTTCGTTGTCGATCGTAAACACGGTAATCGCGGTTCGTGTGTCCACATCAAATCCACGGGCGACAGTCAGAAACTTCGCGGTAAAATGCCGATTGGGCAGTTGTGGCACTATGACATCAGCCGTGAGACCTGGTTTCAGGAAAGGACCGAATGATTCCGGGACAGAGACGAAGAGGCGCAACAATCTCACGTCGGCCACCGTAAAGAGATTGCTGACCGAACCTGGCGTGCTAATCGTGCCTTCTTTGTTCACATAGTCGCCAACGTTGATATTCCGCACGGTTACGACACCGTCATAGGGCGCCACGATGGTTTTAAAACGAATGAGGGCCCCGAAGTTTCTCACGTTCTGTTCTGCGGCTCTGACCTTCGCCAATTCTGCTTTTGCTTCTGCCACCTTCACTGAGATTGACTGCTCGGATACCGCATGGTTTTTTCTCAAGGCCAACCAGCGTTTCGCAGTGATTTTGGCCAACTCATACTTGGCACGCACGGACTCTAAATCGGCTTTGGCCTGATGATATTGCGCATCCAGGGCCGGCGCGTTGATTTCGGCGAGGACATCGCCCTCCTTCACCATTGCGCCGTAGTCCTTATACCACCCCTTGACGTACCCTGAGACCTGTGCATAGATGGGCGCTTGAAACCAGGCCTGGATATCTCCCGGCAAGGTAATGGTCTCAGAAGCGGGAACCGGCTTGGGATTGATGACCGCCACTGTCGGGATAGCATTTTCGAACGTCTGCTCACGGAGCAGCGAGGCATCGATGTTACTCTGATAGATCCGGTCCGCGATATAGAAGACACCCCCAAAAATCACGATAATGGCGATGATTCTTCCTAGTGAAAACTTGCTCATGTTAGGCATGCTCCTCCTGACGAACCGCTCGTCTGTTGTAGATCATCGCATAGACGCAAGGTACGAAAAATAACGTAAAGACGGTGGCGACCAGCAAACCACCGATAACGGCGCGACCCAACGGCGCATTTTGCGAATACCCGACCGCCATGGGAACCATCCCGAAAATCATGGCTAACGCGGTCATCAGCACCGGACGGAAACGTGTCACTCCGGCTTCGATCGCCGCCCGCAGGGCGTCACTATGTTCTTGAAGTCGCTCACGGGCATAGGATACGACGAGAATCGAATTGGCCGTTGCGGTACCCATGGTCATAATGGCCCCGGTCAATGCGGGCTCGGAAAGTCGTGTGTGCGTCAGGAACAATGCCCATGCGATACCGGCCAGTGCGCCTGGTAACGCCGTAATGATGATGAAGGGATCCAGCCAGGACTGGAAGTTCACGACGATGAGCAAATAGACGAGAACAATCGCAACAATAAGCCCGACAATCAATTCGAAATAGGCATCGTGCATCAGGGCTGCCTGACCATGGATTTCGAGTGCGGCGCTTTTAGGCATTTCGTCCTCCATACTCTTCGCCACCTTCTCGACATCGGCAAGGACACTTCCGAGATCGCGCCCCTCGGCAGATATATAAATGTTAAACAGCGGCATGATGTTCCCATGGGTGATCACGCCCGGTGTGCCAACGGCTGAAATATTGGCAAGATTGCCGAGGAGCTGCACACCATGACCTTTCTCATCGCTATTACTATTACTTACTACGGAATGATCCGAAGACTTGACCGGTATGGTTTTGAGGCTATTCAGACTGTTGACCTGCGACTGCGGCGTATAGACGTTGATCAAGTAGGACATGCCGGTGCTCGGATCGAGCCAATAGGTCTGGTCGACCTGCTGGCTCCCGGCGGTGGTTAAAATCAAATTGTCGGCCATGTCCTTGAGAGACTTATTGACACCCAGCCCAAAAGTCCGGTTCCCTTCCACCATCAGCGTCGGCGTACGCATGGTTTGTTGAATAACCACGTCAGCCGTACCGGGAATTTCCCGGAACTTGCCTACCAATTTTCTGGCATATTCGTAATTGGGATACATGTCAGGGCCGTTAATCTGCACATCGATCGGCGCGGGCGCTCCAAAGTTGAGGATCTTGGCCGTCAGATCCGACGGCTGAAACGTGAACTCGGTTCCGGGATACAGTTCCCTCAATCCCTTCCTGAGAATCCGTCGATAGTCCCACACCGGCGACTTCTCATTCTTTAACAGAATCGTCAGATCACAATCCTGAGATCCGATCGTCGGAGTCGGAATGAATGCCAAGTTGTGTGGGCCGACCGGCAGACCACAATTACTGACGATATTTTCCACCTGACCCGGCAACAGCTCATCGATACTCTGGGAAACAAGCGTGGCAATACGCCCTGAAGCCTCGATACGGGTTCCGAGGGGAGCCCGCATGTGCATCGTCAGAACCCCGGACCTGATCTCAGGAAAGTAGTCCCGTCCGAGGAAGAAAAAGAGCGATAGAGAACCGAGCGCAATGATCAAACAGATCATGACAAACTTGCCGCGGTTGGCGATAACCCGCTCAAGCAGCGAGCCATAACCCGCGCGAAATTGATTGAACCCATGTTCGAACCTTTTCTGAAAACGAACGAAGGGATTTTGCGAGGATTCGGTATCCGGCTGAGAATCACTGGGCTGGGACATGATGATCCTTTAACATGTATTTGGCCATGGTCGGCACCAATGTACGTGAAAAGATGAACGATGCGAGCATCGAAATGATGACCGCTTCCGCCATGGGTTTGAACAGGTAACCGGCGACTCCGCCGAGTCCAAACAGCGGAAGCCAAACGATCGCGATACAGAGGGTTGCAACGAGCGTCGGCACAACAATTTGGTTCGCCGCGTCAATGATGGCTTGCTCGAGGGGCTTACCCATTTCAATATGACGATCGATATTCTCAATCATCACGGTCGCATCATCGACCAAAATACCTACCGCCAGCGCCAATCCGCCCAACGTCATCACATTGATCGTCTCTCCGAGATAATGCAGGCCGATAATAGCGGTAAGAATGGATAACGGAATCGATGTCCAGACGATGACTGTGGCCCGCCACGAGCCGATTAAGAACAGGACGATGAGGCCGACAAGCCCACCGGCGAGCAGCATTTCGTGCAGCACATCCGCTATCGATTCCTTCACGAACGTCGAGGCATCATCTATGAGTTTGATCTCCACACCCTCCGGAGAGATTTCCTTCGCGCGAGGAATCATTTTCTTGATTCCATCGACGACATCGATGGTCGAAGCCTCCGTACTCTTCATGGCGACGATGATGACGGTCTGCTTGCCATCCACGAGTACCGAGTTCTGTTGCACACGACCCATGAGTCGGACCGTGGCGACATCGCGCAAGTAGACAAAGGCATTCCCCTCCCGCTTGATCGGGAAATTGGCGAAATCCTCGATCTTGACGGGCGAGGCGTTCGTCTGGACGATCCAATCGGTCTGTTTGATCTTGATGTCTCCCGAAGGTAACACGAGATACTGCTGCTTGAGCGCATCATGAATATCTGACGGAGTCAGTTGACGAGCGAGCAATTTCTGCTGATCAAGATTGACCATCACCTGCATATCTTGCCCACCGTAAGGATGTGGCAGCACAATTCCCGGTACCGTCACCAACAGGGGGCGGATTCGCATGTAGGCAAGATTGTAGAGCTCGGCCGGAGTCAGGTGTTCAGAACTTATCTGAATCATGGCGACCGGGATCGAAGACGGTGCGAGACGCATAACCATGGGAGGAGAAATATCGGGAGGCAACGCATTGACCACGTTCTGCGCGATTCCCACGATATCGGCTTCAGCCCTGCCGACATCGACTTCATCTTGAAGAAAAATATTCGTGATGCTACTGCCAAAATACGAGTGACTATGGATGTACTTAATGCCCTCTACGGTTGAAGTCAAAAAGCGTTCGAAGAGATACGTAATGCGCCCCTCCACCTCCTGTGGCAACATGCCTGAGTAAATCCAGACTACGGAAGTGACAGGGATCGTAATATTGGGAAACACATCCGTTGGCATATGGCCCACCGTTAGGACACCAAACAGGACAATAACGATGGTCATCACCACGAATGTGTACGGCCGACGCAAGGCAATAAGAACGATTTTATTCATAAGGAAGAGTTTTTTGAAAAAGGGTTAGGATGACTAAACATTCATGGATAATAATGTTGATTTCGTTACTTCAGTG
The genomic region above belongs to Nitrospirales bacterium and contains:
- a CDS encoding efflux transporter outer membrane subunit; its protein translation is MAPDYEPPNYVVPASWHGASPFVEAKPSDGALRPDWWKLFDDPILDWLEEQAMAANPDLHAAAERFVQARDMMMKARSRYLPSLGLGFDASDNRQSDHRLFRAPGERNHDSNISLGGLASWEPDFWSALRNATRMEVYRAEELAAEYGLARLSLQAEIGANYFTLRSYDAQTAIYSQSIALYKQSLDLVKAQFAGAIASALDVARVESLLFSTETKLAQIHGQRQVTEQAIAILVNRMPASFTIQPIKDLEVKDFAMPQTLPSTLLERRPDIAGMERRMAQANRAIGIARAAFFPEVRFSAGGGYEDSGFSLMKLANSFWSYGSTISLPIFQGGYRRAQLQQAWSAYRETEDLYRSTVLNAFREVENNLSLTNQLTLAANRQNAAVGAAVKTQNLTTELYQGGLASSLELIYAQVATLTARIELVQVKAELLRATVELVRALGGGWNREQLPKDDEIQPFGTFQYVDLDKPNPAGGIDVHAEDNTLHNDLTKSSLHQRDDEDSRSH
- a CDS encoding efflux RND transporter periplasmic adaptor subunit, which translates into the protein MSKFSLGRIIAIIVIFGGVFYIADRIYQSNIDASLLREQTFENAIPTVAVINPKPVPASETITLPGDIQAWFQAPIYAQVSGYVKGWYKDYGAMVKEGDVLAEINAPALDAQYHQAKADLESVRAKYELAKITAKRWLALRKNHAVSEQSISVKVAEAKAELAKVRAAEQNVRNFGALIRFKTIVAPYDGVVTVRNINVGDYVNKEGTISTPGSVSNLFTVADVRLLRLFVSVPESFGPFLKPGLTADVIVPQLPNRHFTAKFLTVARGFDVDTRTAITVFTIDNEDMALWPGSYGQVRLTAPVDRNVLTIPSTTLVFQEHGTEVAVVTKDDRVHLKPITVSNFFDNAVEVAEGISLDDRIVNNPSAALLEGDKVRIVTPAPGYDLVNTAADASQPMAPLPIDSSQPKTSMKKLPTKPAEPKERSSGREL